The window tcatctttttaatatttataattactgCAGCATTTTACTCTGTGACTTATCTTGGAGAAAACAACACAATTAAGCTCAAGGCGAGAGCTAACCCTAATGTGATTATGTGGATCAGTCACAAGTACGGCGATCACGGCAAGATCTCCAACTTCCATATGAACGGCCAACCTGTCACCCCTCAACCTGGCGGCGGCGGTTATTACGGTCCTTCAGGCTATAACCTTCCTTCCAACACCTCCGGTTATTATCCATACCCTCCTCCGCCGCAGTTTCTAGCCGGGAACTATGGCTACCCTATGCCTAATCCACCGCCACCGCAGAAGGAGAGTACTCCACAGGGGATATATAAGCAGCATACGGCGCCGCCGTCTTATGTTATGCAGCCACCACCGCCAATGCCGTTGTCTAGTTACTCTTACATTGAACCTCCGTATTGGCCGATGAGTGGGAGGTAAGTGAGCGATTGTGTGATAGCGTGGCGAAGAAGGAAGCTTCTTCTTTTGTCTCAAACGCTGCGTTTTGGTTTATGGCTGTGATCgctgtttttttaataatgcgATTGCGTTGTAGACACGAATTCTGATTTTGTTTGACCAACagttacaaaaacaaattaattgtTGATTATTTGATGGGGCACTCGGTTTGAAGCAGAATAAAGTTTTTTAGATTGTGGTCTCAACACCTTTAGAGAACTAAGAATAAAGtttatgatttgatttgatttgtaaTGGCTTAGCTTATCAAGTTAACTGTATTATTATTTGCAAGTAGGCAAGCAAGATTGGCGAGTGATAACACTAAGTATGTGTTCATAGAAATGTTGCTGCttcattgttttcttttctgACTAGTCTGTTTGTTTGTTATAAGAGAATAGAAACCATGGAGGTGGCATATTTATCATGGCATACTCATCAACTCCTTGAAATTGGAATGTGTCATGATAAACCCTTTGAACAAGTTGCACTATTGGTTTAACTTCTAGTCTCCTAGGAGCACTTCATTACCTTACACCATAGAATAGCCATTTTTTTATAGAGTCGTGCCACAAATATGACTAATTTATGAGTGATCCAAAAGagtcttagagcatgattattggTGGGTTCTTAGGGTGGGGTTATTATACTCCGATAAGAACCTTATCCTAAGAACCTCccaataatcatgctcttataCATTTTCGAGCTTTAATACCATGAAACTATGAAAAATTATCGATCCAAGACTAATTCAATTGTATTCATTTCAACATAAAGTACAACTAGTTATAAGAATTTGGGATTCACCCCATATGTAATCTGAGAACATCTACCTCGAATATAAATATCATGAAAAGATTAAATCAAACGACAAAAATACCCCCTTGATCCAAATCTCGGTATGGCTTAGTCTTGAAAATTTGAAACCCGTGATTAGGCCTAGCCGATTCTTTTGGTATCAGATTGTATATGACATAATTCTCTAACTCTTGGAACTACTTGATCAATCCCAAGACTAGTGATGGCCATGATGAATGTTGGGTCCATCATCCTTCCCGTACACAACATCCGCATGGCCCAAGGAACAAACTAGTACTGGTTATTACTTCTCACTTCAAGCATGGCCCCTCGTTCTCTCATCATTTTCAATTTGTGGTTGTCCAACTTCACCGCCCTTACACCCTTCCACTAAAacttttatttcaaaaaatttcagtTGAATAGagaacattttttaaaaaagaaatgatCTATGCATCATAGCTGCCTTTTACGTACTTGAATACAATTGcatctatttgtttttttttcctccatCGTTCCATATAAACTCAAACAATAGCATCTGAATGCATTATCTTCCCTGAATATACTGATTCGTTTTTAGACTTTTACGAGTCTTGTGACATCTTTACGAATCttgattttttcttctattcatCTCACGAATATTGCTAAGGGTTTTTGGCTTTAATTAGCTTTAGATATTATTGAGCATATGATTGTTAAACATGTATGTGTTTAATTTGATCAGTTTATCTCTCAATAATTAAGTTTTGGACCCACTTAATTCTAAGAAAGCCTGAttgtttatattattataatttgattctTTCTGTTTCGTTTCTATGTATACTGTTCTTTCTCCATGtcttttggtttagttttattttaaaattttggattttaataTGCGTAAAGAGCTCCATGATTGATGTATACACTCTCATTCATTTCATGTCTAGTACATTTGTGGCTTTTATTTATCTATCTGATCCCGTTCGAACTGTTGCACCTGATGATCaccatattaatattatatttatataactagaAGATTCCTGACCGATCGCTTAAACTAATATCTGAAACTGTGAAGATTTGGGCGGCTAATTTTACTATTGCAAATGTCCCACCGGGTCTATAACCATTCCAATTGAAAACTATTGATCCATAATGAACACCGACTGAGGAGTGACACAGACAAAGGTGCATAAAGTCGTTAATCTAGAATACTTGCATAAACATGTTGCAATCAAAGCCTAATACATCAATATAAAAACTTAATTGAGTTCAACTGACCCGTTAAATCATCTAATTTTCTTTCTCGTACGTTGAGTGGATATGTTGTGTAGTGTCAAAATCGTAGTCATCTATTATTATATTCGATAGTTTTCCGCACGCGGCCATTTCCGAAAGCTTagttaataacttaatattacCAAAATAATAAGTATATGTAGGTGTTATCAAATATAATATGGATCGAATACCTAATCTTCATCATCCATACAGTTTAACTATCTCATCGTTGCTTGTTTGATACATGTAACGTTACTAGGCCATTCTTTCTGGTCCGCTCGTTATTTTTCTTGGTTAATGGGTTTTTGAGAAAATGAGATTTCAAATCACATATTTTCCTTTTAAATACTAACCTCTCGAGAagactagaaaaaaaaaatctttataacttTAATGTTGTGATAACATAGAACGTGTTGCTAATATAGCTAAAGCGTTTTGTGAAAAAAACAGACTAGAAGATTCTAAACAAAGATTCAATGCAACTCCATTCTGAAATAtccaaattaataatttattctgAGACTGGTGATGGATAGGTAAAATAGTGGGAAacaggaaaaagaaaagagaagtaAAGCATGGAGGTCTGGAACTAAAAGCGAAGAGAATAGAATCTATTGATCTTAAAAGCACAATCATATTTGCTTTTATAACATTGTTTCGATTATTCGTTGATAACTGTTCATATGGTTAGATAGATGGATCATGGGATTACATGGAAAAAATGTAGGAGTGATACATTTAAATTCCATGATAACATATAATCGTTAGGTGCTCCCATAGTTTATAGATGATCACAGGGTTCAAGCTTGggaatactatattttaattttcttatcaTATATGTTTCTTGTCGATTGATCCAAAGTTCTCAGCTAGAGAAATCAGAAATGAATTAAGTAATATCATATCTTTTTAAAATGAGAATTCATTAGTTATATGCATAGGTACACGTGTGCGTAGCACCATTATTCCCGATACCATCGGGGTGCAGACAACACATAGCTAAAAGTATAGATTCTACATCAGTCTAGGATCTAGGAACAATAATAGAGAATAGAGATCGATATGATCATGTGTATATACTATttatgtgtgcatatatatagtCATACGTTAATCATGAATCTTTACTAAATTGTTCTCGTTGTTGCATGCATTTCTTTAGTGAGCTTCATTTTTGcataataaaaagataatacGACTAAATAACCATcgtttattttcaaaatcagCTGATGATTCACAAATCTTATGATTAACTGATCGTCTATGAGTTTCtcaaataaaatagattttatgtgtgtttttttgtttactaaAACGAGCGGTAACTATTTTGGATACGTAAGTTATAAAGTCATCCAAATATAAACTACAGGGGAAcaatgttttaataaataatgtaACGCGAGAGATGTATATAAAACAAGATTCCATTAAAATAGATGCTAAAAAGTACAAGTGACGTGAAGAAGAGGCTAGAAAAAACTTCGCTCTCTAAGAACTTATTGCGCATGTTTAATTAAGCTTAAACATATATAGCTAATTAATAAGAAATCAAACAAGGATTAGATGCTGTTTAGCTTCGAGTCTAAGCTCTTCCTTCATCTTTCTAATGAACTCATCAAACTTCTTGTTAATATCTTCCTCCGTCACCATCCCCACATTATCTTCCTCTTCTCTAGATTCGGCACGAATATCACACTCCTCCTCTAGATCACCATTATTCGGTAATGGCTCATCagattcttcatcttcatcttctttctcttcttcggTTTCTTGGTCTTGTGTACTAACTTCCTCTGCAAGAAAAGTCTTTGTTTCTCTATCATGATCATCAGAGTAGTACTCTAGCTCCAACGTCGCATCGTAACTATCAAAGTCTCTGTGATCAAAGGTTTGATCGGTGCTGCTCCAGCTTTCCTCTACAGGTTTTGATGAAGATATTAAACCAGAGTACTTAGCGACAAACACTAAGAGACCATTGCAGACGAGAAACATGTACATCTTATCTACCGCGTGTGTTACGAGTTGAATAGTGAGTTTACATAAATAGAAATTGTGAGTGATTAAAAGAGATGAAACCCATATCGAAATTACTATAAACTTCGTCAGTTTCTTCATTAACTCAGGTTTTATTCGATCCATCTCTCTGGTCTTTTTCTCTCTGACTTTTATAAGTGAATGataaagaaataagaaaaagaatGCTCAGCTTTAGGACTTTAGAGACTGATTGTGCAAAGGTTTACACTCAACGGCTTTGGTATTTATAGAAGTTACAGTATGAGATTTTTTGCCAAAGGAAACCTTGAAATGATTTTACCAAACTGCCCCTTTGTTCTGATGTTTCATACCACGTGTTAAGACTTGAGAGAGATTTCTCAATTATGTGGATCAAATTTAATCTACTCTCCCTTCTTTGTCAACTAATCTTTGTTTCCTTTTGGCATATTATTAGTTTGATTTTGTGGACTTTCTTATGAATGTTCCAAAGCTTTTAGCATATTGTATGATTTTTATAAGTTGTGCTAATAGAACAATGATTATGTCGTCGTGTGTTATTTATAGATATGGTCATgtttaatacaaattttaaacagAATAGTCTAGAAGTAAGTTCATGGATGATTGAGTCAAGTTTCTGTAGTGAGGGGCGTGTGGACAATAACTATTCAGAATATTTCATTGTCTTTTAGTAAACACTACTTGACAAACCAAAACAAACCGTGTGATACGCAATGAATGTGGAAAAATGCACACATACATTATATGCCCAAACGTGACGGTAACGTCGATAAAACTATATGTCTATATATACAACCAAAAACACTCATCACTATAAATACAAAAGGCAATTAGGGAAAATTATACAgatattcttatttttatttatgatcTTTATTCTTCTATGGACATGGATTTCCGGTGGTGTATGATGATACTTCTTAATTATTTTGTCTTGAAAGTTATGATTATACTTATCTATCCAATCATGACCTAGATTTACCTAGATTTCATTAACCTAGCTACAGCGTTTTGGCCTTTAAATATGTTTGATCCATAATTTGACATCTGAAGTATAAATCCATTAATATTGagtattttcatataatatttcaaGAATAAAAACTGAcataataagaaaaagaaaagataaattaaGAATAATTTCTCATACGAAAGGCTCCAATCTTTTTTGAAACTACTATATTACATTATAAATGGTTAATactttgatgaaatattttaatataaatgtcaTTTTTTCTGAATGATCAACCTTAACTGAATCTTTAAACGAAAATGATGTTTAAGACATTGTCATTTTGTTGAAAATGAATCTTTGTAGCAATTATGCTGTCACAGACTCACAGTGCAATTTAAAGACAACGACATAAACCAAAAAGAATAAATGAAAACTAGGATACCCTCGGAATATAATACTGGGCCAAACGGGTATTTATAAAACTGGGCCTTTTTGTTTTACTAAGTGGGCTTCCGACAAGTATTCATCTCATCAATTAAAAAAAGACAGAAAAAGGTTTTGGATAATTGGATAACCCTCGAAACGAAGCTGAGAAGAGGAAAACCACATCCTTGCAGCGttaagaggaggaagaagaaaaagaagataaatcgATTCTTGGTCCGGAAAATTCAATGGCGGTTTCTTCTGTAACTTCGTTCATACTACCCTCTTTCGCCAATCCCACCTCTTCGTCTTCTACCAGACAGAAAGTCTCTCTGCTTCCATCTTCTACTCATGGCGTCATTGGCTCTTGCGTCCTTAACAAACCTTCCGTCTCGTTTACGAAGAAGGTCTTCGCAGCTCCCGAAACCCTTACTCCAGAAACTCTCGATGAACCCACCTCTGAGGAATTCTCCGAGGTACACTCTGTTCCTTTATTCGATTCGTTTGCAAAGACAATGCGGAAACACATGTTTTGTAGTATCATTAGTGTATCATATATCTGTTTTCTAATGTGTCTGCTAGATAAAGCTGCTTCCTTTATGTGTGTTAGTGTTTGTTCTGGTAAAGTTTACTCCTTTTTGTATCTGTGTGACATTCAGGCTCCGAGCTCTTCCTCCATAAGCGTAGACGCGGATAAGGTATATTCCAGCTCACTACTATAATGTTGGATATGCATATTTGTCAAAGTTGTTGTCTTTTTTGGTTTACGAGGTTCTTACATTACTCGGTGCTGTCTTCTGTGTATTAAGAAAATGACATTAAGTAGATGATTTTCAGACCACTATCATGTTTAGAGTTATGTTTTGTTTGGAGGTTTTGTGGAGATTCATGGTTTTTATTTGGTTaagttgatttgtttttttattttacgcAGATGGCGCCAAAGCAAAAGATTAGGATCAAGCTTAGATCATACTGGGTGCCTCTTATTGAGGACTCATGCAAGCAGATACTCGACGCTGCGAGGAACACCAATGCCAAGACGATGGGTCCTGTTCCATTGCCTACCAAGAAGCGTATCTACTGTGTTCTAAAGTCTCCCCACGTTCACAAGGATGCAAGGTTTCACTTTGAGATCCGGACTCACCAGCGGATGATTGATATTCTCTACCCTACTGCTCAAACCATCGACTCCTTGATGCAGCTGGATCTTCCTGCTGGTGTTGATGTGGAAGTGAAGCTCTGAAGATCAACCGTAACTACAATGGTAACAAAAATGACTCTGTCCTCCTTGTTCGCAATACAGCTGACTAGTTAGTGAACTGAGTACAAAATCTTCATCAGATTAGAATTTAACTTGTTCCTAACCAAAGTTTTCTTCCTCAGGTACCATGTGCATTTACATTGCAAGAACAGGCTGTTTCATATCAACAACACTGCTTAGAATTGGTAAACCATGTATTATCTTTTGAGAGCTTCTGTAATGAATATTCTTTGGTCCTAGAAAAGTTGGAATCTTTTAATCTTCCTTGTTATTAGTTGATGAACAAATCCGCAATTAAGCAAGCTCATAGAAatcttttgtgtgtgtgtgtctacTAATTGTTTTGCCGCCACTGCTATAATTAGTACAATACGTTTCCTTGATCCAAAAAGAAAGCACAATACATTTCCTCTTGTATTTAAGTGGAATCTTTACATGAAATATAAATGAGGAAAAGTATACAAGTTgagtttttagaaaaaataaggAAGTTGGAATCTTGAAAGCAACTTCGTTGTTATACTTAATCTGAAAGTTTATCCACAAACTTAATGGAGTTTACAATGACTTGCTAAATTGGCATTATGCATAGATATTCAACTAACCAGTATATTTAACTTGGAGATTATTGCAAAATATCATATGTACAGCTTtatgattaatattttaatcacaAAATTAGGGGGAGTATTACTTCATTGTAGGATCATCTCTtgaccaaaagaaaaagaatggtcgacaaaattgaaaattaatctaAGTGGAGGAGATGACAATGATGGGCATGTTTTTATAATAGTCGCCAAGGCATATTCCCACGATATACCAACATGGACCgtccattttattttattttacttgatattttataattctttttgttttaaaaatattcgaaTAAAAGAATATTGTTACTTTTGAATTCATACACAATACCTGcttcaataattttatattttgctaGATACATGCTAATAATATTACTCCAGAGTGGTGCTATTTTGGGTTTGTTAATGATATTTGCTAACTAGTCAAATCATATTTGCATCAAAAATATGGTATAGTTTGGTTTAT is drawn from Brassica rapa cultivar Chiifu-401-42 chromosome A05, CAAS_Brap_v3.01, whole genome shotgun sequence and contains these coding sequences:
- the LOC103870194 gene encoding 30S ribosomal protein S10, chloroplastic isoform X2, with the protein product MAVSSVTSFILPSFANPTSSSSTRQKVSLLPSSTHGVIGSCVLNKPSVSFTKKVFAAPETLTPETLDEPTSEEFSEMAPKQKIRIKLRSYWVPLIEDSCKQILDAARNTNAKTMGPVPLPTKKRIYCVLKSPHVHKDARFHFEIRTHQRMIDILYPTAQTIDSLMQLDLPAGVDVEVKL
- the LOC103870382 gene encoding uncharacterized protein LOC103870382 isoform X1, whose amino-acid sequence is MLIWSGFYTSNQAKRRKKMLAAPPPMDFSVDMSCDIKVNNSCELCHRKVDEVMQSLTGTLFLSFYFGLVVDDRFIFLIFIITAAFYSVTYLGENNTIKLKARANPNVIMWISHKYGDHGKISNFHMNGQPVTPQPGGGGYYGPSGYNLPSNTSGYYPYPPPPQFLAGNYGYPMPNPPPPQKESTPQGIYKQHTAPPSYVMQPPPPMPLSSYSYIEPPYWPMSGR
- the LOC103870193 gene encoding uncharacterized protein LOC103870193 is translated as MDRIKPELMKKLTKFIVISIWVSSLLITHNFYLCKLTIQLVTHAVDKMYMFLVCNGLLVFVAKYSGLISSSKPVEESWSSTDQTFDHRDFDSYDATLELEYYSDDHDRETKTFLAEEVSTQDQETEEEKEDEDEESDEPLPNNGDLEEECDIRAESREEEDNVGMVTEEDINKKFDEFIRKMKEELRLEAKQHLILV
- the LOC103870194 gene encoding 30S ribosomal protein S10, chloroplastic isoform X1, yielding MAVSSVTSFILPSFANPTSSSSTRQKVSLLPSSTHGVIGSCVLNKPSVSFTKKVFAAPETLTPETLDEPTSEEFSEAPSSSSISVDADKMAPKQKIRIKLRSYWVPLIEDSCKQILDAARNTNAKTMGPVPLPTKKRIYCVLKSPHVHKDARFHFEIRTHQRMIDILYPTAQTIDSLMQLDLPAGVDVEVKL
- the LOC103870382 gene encoding formin-like protein 20 isoform X2; this translates as MLIWSGFYTSNQAKRRKKMLAAPPPMDFSVDMSCDIKVNNSCELCHRKVDEVMQSLTAFYSVTYLGENNTIKLKARANPNVIMWISHKYGDHGKISNFHMNGQPVTPQPGGGGYYGPSGYNLPSNTSGYYPYPPPPQFLAGNYGYPMPNPPPPQKESTPQGIYKQHTAPPSYVMQPPPPMPLSSYSYIEPPYWPMSGR